In the Streptomyces sp. SJL17-4 genome, AGCGCCCGGCCGTGGGCGATCAGACCGTCCCGCAGGGTGACCGTCGAGTGCGGCCGGGCGTGCACGGCGACGCCGTTGTGTGCCCAGACCTCGGTGTGGTCGAGGGTGAGCGTGCCCGCGTGGCAGGCGACGACGTCCGCCTCGCGGCCGACCAGCGTGAGGCCGTGCACCCGGACCGCTCCGGAGGCGTCCAGGACGGTGCCCCGGGGCAGGCCGACCACGACGGAACCGGGCCCCTCGGCCGCCACCAGCTGTACGTCACCCCGGACGACGAGGGCCTCCTCGTACCGGCCGGGCGCGATCTCGATCAGGGCCGGCCGGCCGCGCGCGCCCGCCGCCCGGAGCGCCGACGTGATGTCGGGGTGGGCGCGGCGGCCGCCGCGCGGCGAGACGACGTATCTCGCGACCATGCCGATGTCTCCCCCTGCGTCGATCCCGTGTCGCTCTACAACTCGTCCCACTCCACCGAGTCGTAGGTCGAGTACACCCGCTCCATGAGCTCCTCGTCCACCGCGAACGTCACCTCGTCGATCGCCGTCACGGGCGCGATGGAACGGGAGTTGGTGACGAAAGCGGCCCGGTAGCCGGAGAGATCGGCCAGCGTGACCGGGCGCCGGGCCGACTCCAGGCGCGGCTCCAGGAGGGCCATGGTGATGCCGTGGAGGCAGGGTGCCGACGGCCAGACCACCGAAGTGCCGTCCCAGAAGGCGATGTTGGTGACCGCGCCCTCGGCGATCTCGCCGTACGGGGAGGTCAGCACGGCCTCGTCGTAGCCGGAGCGCCGGGCCGCCTCGCGGTGGTAGCTCTGCCCGAAGCCGCCCAGGTGCTTGATCTGCGGTGCGGGCCGCCAG is a window encoding:
- a CDS encoding aminotransferase class IV, producing the protein MTTPTPHIEIDGTPATDPGLLAALMTGFGHFTAMQVRDGRVKGLDLHLDRLDRANRELFGRGLDGKHVRALITGALETSGQRNASVRVYAYPDVRIAVTVAAPAPDGPGAPQRLTTVEYWRPAPQIKHLGGFGQSYHREAARRSGYDEAVLTSPYGEIAEGAVTNIAFWDGTSVVWPSAPCLHGITMALLEPRLESARRPVTLADLSGYRAAFVTNSRSIAPVTAIDEVTFAVDEELMERVYSTYDSVEWDEL